The Trichomycterus rosablanca isolate fTriRos1 chromosome 17, fTriRos1.hap1, whole genome shotgun sequence DNA segment GTCCATAAAAGTATTAGTTAAGTATTAGTAGTGCAGCTTCAATACACAGTTTTGATTAAATAGAGTCCTGAACTGGGGCTTTGAAAGAACAAATATGGAAATGATTTCATCTGTGGGGCTTTGTGAAGTAAAAATGGTACTGATTGGAAATGAGATTTTCTCTAAACCTAGTTTGATATCattttgtaattataaaactaTAATTTAACAAGGGGAAGGTAGGATGTTCCTACTCACACTGACCCATACCTGTATTTACTCATATGTTGGGATATTTTAAAGCAGCCAGTCTAATTAATAAATTTGTTCCACTTATTTTTAGAATACAACCAAAGTTTATGTCTACCAGCAATAGGTCTATTGAGTGTCCACACCAATCTGATACAGAGGAATTccaattccccccccccccccacacaattttctcccctaatctagtcgtatccaattacactAATTGctttacgcttcacctctaccgataacccttcactgctgaggagcttcgcaactgacacacgccccctccaacacgtgtgcagtacccgttgcatcttttcacctgcacgaggcgagttcatatgcggatcagccttgtgcactgagagccacaccctgatcagcattattcctcaactctgcgcaggcataatcaatcagccagcagaggtcgtaattgcaccagttatgaggaaccctggtccggctcatcccaccctgtgaacaacagccaatcgttgttcatgtagccgcccagccggatggcagagctgaaattcgatatgatgtattcgagatccctcgggtgtgctagtgtattttaccgctgtgcggCGAGGAATTCCACTTTTGATGGTggagaaatgtaaacaaacaagctgctctagTAGTAAAGGACACCTAGTAACAGTGATTACATGAGCATACACTGAAAAATTTAATTTGGAGAGGAATTATTTGAGACACTACACATATGGTCGACACATGAtggtaataatattaacaacaacaaaattaataacaatagcaataataataataatgatgataataatacatTCCTGGTAATGTtgggatattttgtaaaatgcagagaAAATACAAGAATCTGTAAATGTATTGATTCtaatttattaatctttatttaactgaattAATCTTAATTTTTgtgcaaataaacaaattaagaaATTGACACCTGCAACACACTGAAAAGTTTTGAAAAAGGCATATttacctattaattacactttttaattatttggaaaATTAATACCAATTATTAATCGATTCTCCTGTTAATTATgctccatacattttcaatttcATTGCCTTCTGTGTCTAGAAAGCCCTGCTATTAAAGTTCATGCAATCTTGCTAGGAGTTTGAGAGGTTACTCTACGTTTGCTTCACTTACCCATGAAGTAGATCCAACTATCCACTGCAAACGCCATCATAGCCATTCCAGTGCAGTTAGACACAATGCCAAGCAGAGACAGGGCTGAGTCACCAAGCACACTGGACAGTATCAGGACTCCAAGAAAGCTGCTCAAATACATGGCACTAGTGGCTGCTCTACCATAACCTGCCCACACCGAGTCCCAACTCAACGGAGGCTTGAGCACATAGAGTGTAAGAACGTTCTCCGCTCCAGTCATACCCAGGTCAAACAGTACCAAAGCTGATATTAGAATCCCAATGTGAATTCTGTTCATCCTCTCGCCGCATTCACCCTGCGCTAACAATCGATCTGTTTCATCACTGTTTTGTATTTGGGGGGTGAGAACAAACACAGAGTGCAAGAGCGATGCCATATTGAGGAGCATAGCGGTCCCGAGAAGAACTAACCCTCGATGACCAAACTGGTACACATACCCCGATAGCAGACCACCCAGCACTCCTGCAATGCCAACACAGAAATCCACAACATTGAGTTTCAGTGTGCGCCTCTTTTGCTTCGAGCCCAGGGAAGCAAGAGCTACAACACCAGCCCAGTAAGCAGAAGGACCTCCGCTGAGGCCGTACACCACGGATCCAAGGAAGAGGAACTCCACAGGCAGATCGTAGAACAGGAAGACAAGCAGGAAGCACATGCCCAGGAGCGAGCCCAGCTGAGGGATGACCATAAACATTTTAGGTCCTCGTCGGTCTGCAAGGCGACCAAGTGGGATGATGGAAAGCATGGATGCTACAGCAGAAATGGTGGAGTGAATAAGGAAGAATCGTGAGGATGCTGCTTGGGCCTGGTCATCCTGTCCACCTGCTGCTTCCAGTGAGTGGTTGTACACTGTTAGAGTGAGCGCCATGTCAAAAAATGAGGTTCCTAGTTTTAGTAGAATCACCACTGGTTCCACCAATGTGAAGAACGTCTCCATGGTTAAGGGATCAGAAAGATCTGCTGTGTCTGTACTGTTTaccttaaataaaacatgatgcaAAAATCAAACATAGTCAACAATTTTCAAAAGGTTTTATGAGGTCTGTCATTAAGGCACAAAATCTTTCCTAGGTCACATTTCTAAACTTTGTTAATAGGTTAAAAGCTCACTTAGTAAAAATGTTCtacctgtgtctgcgtggggttTCTGCTggatgctctggtttcctcccacagtccaaagacatgcagtcagataaactggagctactaaaaactgcccaaagtgtgtgtttgtgtgtgtatgccaTGTGGTGGAATGGCGATCTGTCCAGGGTGCTTTCCTTCCTTACAGCCCATGagtcagacccaccacaaccctgaccaggatgaagcggtagtaaaacagacagtgaatgaatgaattatattaagtaattACTGTGTGAGGCAGTGTGACAATAGCACAAATGAGCATACTGTTATAGAAGAACTAGCTGACTAAGGGTGGTGTATACGGGTGGGTAAGTGGATATTTATTTCACTCATACTAAAATAATTAGTCCACAATTAAAAATGAATCTTTTATAATAAGCTCCTACATTACTACAATAGAAAATACACAGACTTTAACAATTTTATAGCAGCAATGAATTTATAAAAACACTCACCCCCTGCTTTCTTGCTCTATTCGTGCCTGAAAAACATAAAGCAACCACATCTGGATTAAAATTTCCTTGTTTTGGATACCAATGTCTTAAGGCTTCCTTAACACTGACACAAAATCAAGAAAACCAAGCACACTACATACATGTGACAAGCTATGAACAGCACCTACCACTGTTATTATGCAAATCGGTTAATATAGGCTTAATATTTAAGTAAGGTCAACAGTTTGtagactaataataaaaaaaaattccttAATGTAAGCTCAGTCGAAGCCTATACTGCAGCATAGCAGAGGAATCTTGTTCACTTTTAGATTGCGTATGCTTTTCAACCTTGGAACAAGTAGGGCTATACATTCCTACATATTACACTATATATGCTATGTTATACATGACTGAATGCAGGGTTAGTCAGCTTTTCTGTGAGAGAGTATTTATCTTaatccttaatttccttcgggattaattaataaagcatctatctatctatctatctatctatctatctatctatctatctatctatctatctatctatctatctatctatctatctatctatctatctatctatctatctatctatctataaaattTTAAACATTCATGATGTATAAAGCTTATTGAAAAGGCTAAGAACTCTTTGTAAACTGTTAAAGAGGCTCTGAGGTCTCAGGAATCCCATACAGAGCATGAGTGTTAAATAATTTGTActtgaaaatgcaaaaaaatgccAAACATCAATCCATCACCCATTCACTTAACACCCCGGAAAGAACCTCCACACAGAACACCAGTCCATGACTGGTCATTACACAAtcacccattcagtcaaaaatccTGGACATCCATTCTAGGTCATCACACACTCAGCCGTTTACTCACCTTTTTGTAGAGACAATTTAAGCAGAATGGTAGAAAAATATAATGCACATCATgtgtaaagaaaaatgctgaaaTTGGACACACAATGACCCATAAACAGTCTGATTCTAGAGACGTTTAGTGTCTTTAATGAAGAAAATTATGGAAAAACAAAGCAGCCCAATGGACATCCCCGAAGTTCCCTCTGCCTTTGTCTGTTTACGTAGATGGAACTAGTGGTAGTTTATGGTCACGCTGAATGCTCCTAGTAAGAGGAAATATTACTAACAGTGACATGGCAAGGAAAGAGGGAAGTTGTGTTGGTAAAGTGAAATtgtaagagagagaaaaaaaagaaaaccccTTTACAAATGCAGCTTGTGCAAAATCTGATCTGCACTGGAAAGCTGCCAGCGTCAGGACTCGGTTATTGCCttgaaatacaaccccaaatcagaaaaagttgggacactatggaaaatgcaaataaaataaaaatgcagtgttccttactttgacttttatttgattgcagacagtttgaaccaaacatatttcatgttttgtcagcTCAACTcctcgacttctctgggcttctctggaggcatctaggacgccgtgtgctctggaccaaagacaaaaaggaccatccagactgttatcagcaacaagtccaaaagccagagttcTGTCATGGTATCGGGCTGTGtcggtgcccttggcaaaggtaatttacacttctttgatggcagcattaatgccaaaaagttacatttgctgccttcaagacgtcatcttttccagggatatCCAttaatttttcaacaagacaatgcaaaaccacaattAACcagttgtttttctttcttacaCCATATTATTATGCTAATAACCCTATGGGGCTCCAAAGTAAACACAGAGTCATAAGTAGCTGCTTAATAACCTATGAGTTACAGTTGGCTGTGTTTACTgtaatgtaaacacacaaaaagaGAATCAAAAGCAGTCAAGCCAGAAAATAGGTTCAAATCTTTATTTTCAAATCTTTATAATTCTATCTAATCAACTTTCAATCATAAATAcaaaattacaataaattaCAGGGCATTTTTATAAACGGCGTTCTCACTTTTCAGTTCGAAACAGATATATCCTGAAGCAAATTGCCTTACTGTGTAAACACGTTTCAATCTACACTTTTTCAACTGTTTCCAAACTGTGCAAACAATTCAAGTTGTTCATATTGTTTTTATCTGATATGTTTGAGTTAATAAAACCCCAATCAATCTTCAAAACACTTCGTCTCCAGCTCCAtctaccatctactgttcagtCCCTTAAATTCACAGACGATTTATTGATATTTCTGCTTGTACTGAACATGGGATAAACCAAggctgtaatcacaatatatattggGGGGTCACTCCATCCCAACATTTAGATGTTTAAATTGTCCCGgcaatatactgatgtaaaaaagaTACATAATCCACTCACAACCTTTGTATAATGTTAGGATCCATCCTTGATTGATGGTTGATTTGGTTCCCCTATTGTTCAGTTCATGGCTACGGCTTTGGAATAAACTCTTAACAATATCTTCACAGAGAATGAATCAACACTCACAGTGTAAGTGTTATTTTGTATGTGTAATTAATAAAGTTCATTACCTTCAGCACCTGTTGTATCATCTATTCTACGTATTACAAAATTGCTTAACATTTTAATTGGCACTTATATACACTACTCAATGTGCACATTTGCATTTTGGTTTGCACTATAAAAACAATACCTCAATCATAAAACAAATTTTTAAGACGAAAGCTGATTAACAACTAAAGTAATGATCTAACCTATAACAAGTGCAATATTACTTCATAATAAACATCTTTGGTTAAAACACATTGAATGTCAACT contains these protein-coding regions:
- the si:ch211-262i1.4 gene encoding solute carrier family 46 member 2 produces the protein METFFTLVEPVVILLKLGTSFFDMALTLTVYNHSLEAAGGQDDQAQAASSRFFLIHSTISAVASMLSIIPLGRLADRRGPKMFMVIPQLGSLLGMCFLLVFLFYDLPVEFLFLGSVVYGLSGGPSAYWAGVVALASLGSKQKRRTLKLNVVDFCVGIAGVLGGLLSGYVYQFGHRGLVLLGTAMLLNMASLLHSVFVLTPQIQNSDETDRLLAQGECGERMNRIHIGILISALVLFDLGMTGAENVLTLYVLKPPLSWDSVWAGYGRAATSAMYLSSFLGVLILSSVLGDSALSLLGIVSNCTGMAMMAFAVDSWIYFMARGIMMFACVPMPTLRAMLSKVLDAQQYGRIFGRLQLALTVTELLSTVLFSSIYPLTLNWYSGFCFILSCAISYLSVIPILYKVKRKELSFTKAQTHGIKASLRMRRLRKVRKVRKVFIQDKI